In the genome of Magnolia sinica isolate HGM2019 chromosome 2, MsV1, whole genome shotgun sequence, one region contains:
- the LOC131225894 gene encoding classical arabinogalactan protein 9-like translates to MTTRSRAAMNSQATYEKEPAAQPALETSAPTPTPIPTPLPPAAPTDPQANATMQEVAQSLRAMQELPLRQVPSATPNIQATQPSVQNSSIPQTPFAFSLIPPANPVLPLPEELA, encoded by the coding sequence ATGACCACTCGATCCCGCGCAGCCATGAACTCTCAAGCTACCTATGAAAAAGAGCCGGCAGCTCAGCCAGCTCTTGAAACATCAGCACCCACACCTACACCAATACCCACGCCATTACCTCCAGCAGCTCCAACAGACCCACAAGCTAATGCAACCATGCAAGAGGTGGCCCAAAGTCTCCGGGCAATGCAAGAACTACCACTTCGCCAAGTACCAAGTGCCACACCGAATATACAGGCAACCCAGCCTAGTGTACAGAATAGTTCAATCCCTCAAACTCCTTTTGCTTTTTCCCTCATTCCTCCAGCAAATCCTGTCCTCCCTCTCCCAGAGGAGTTAGCATAA